In Pseudomonas sp. R76, one genomic interval encodes:
- the flhA gene encoding flagellar biosynthesis protein FlhA, producing the protein MLNTARGTLTDLSRGNLGVPLLLLVMLAMMMLPMPPFLLDVFFTFNIALSVVVLLVCVYALRPLDFAVFPTILLIATLLRLALNVASTRVVMLHGQDGHAAAGKVIQAFGEVVIGGNYVVGIVVFAILMIINFVVVTKGAGRISEVSARFTLDAMPGKQMAIDADLNAGLIDQNQAKSRRLEVAQEAEFYGSMDGASKFVRGDAIAGLLILFINLIGGMAVGIFQHGMTFGDAGKVYALLTIGDGLVAQLPSLLLSTAAAIMVTRASGSEDMGKQISRQMFASPKALAVAAGIMAIMGIVPGMPHVSFLSMAAMAAGGAYLFWRKQNQVKVLAQQEIARQQDLLPSPARAQETKELGWDDVTPIDMIGLEVGYRLIPLVDRNQGGQLLARIKGVRKKLSQDLGFLMPTVHIRDNLDLAPSAYRLTLMGVILAEAEIYPDRELAINPGQVFGTLNGITAKDPAFGLEAVWIEVSQRSQAQSLGYTVVDASTVVATHLNQILYKHSHELIGHEEVQQLMELLAKASPKLAEELVPGVLSLSQLLKVLQALLAEQVPVRDIRSIAEAIANNAAKSQDTAALVAAVRVGLSRAIVQSIVGIESELPVITLEPRLEQILLNSIQKAGQGQEEGVLLEPSMAEKLQRSLIEAAQRQEMAGHPVILLVAGPVRAMLSRFGRLAVPNLHVLAYQEIPDNKQVTIVATVGPNG; encoded by the coding sequence ATGCTCAACACGGCCCGTGGCACCCTGACTGACTTGTCGCGGGGCAACCTGGGTGTGCCGTTGTTGTTGCTGGTGATGCTGGCAATGATGATGTTGCCGATGCCGCCGTTCCTGCTCGATGTGTTCTTCACCTTCAACATCGCCTTGTCGGTGGTGGTGCTGCTGGTCTGCGTGTACGCCCTGCGCCCACTGGATTTCGCGGTTTTCCCCACCATCCTGCTGATTGCAACGCTGCTGCGCCTGGCGCTCAATGTGGCGTCCACGCGGGTGGTGATGCTCCACGGCCAGGACGGCCACGCCGCCGCCGGTAAGGTTATCCAGGCTTTCGGTGAGGTGGTGATCGGCGGTAACTACGTGGTCGGTATCGTGGTGTTCGCGATCCTGATGATCATCAACTTCGTGGTGGTGACCAAGGGCGCCGGGCGGATTTCCGAGGTGAGCGCGCGGTTTACCCTCGACGCCATGCCCGGCAAACAAATGGCCATCGACGCCGACCTCAACGCCGGCCTGATCGACCAGAACCAGGCCAAGTCCCGCCGCCTGGAAGTGGCCCAGGAGGCCGAGTTCTATGGTTCCATGGACGGCGCGAGCAAATTCGTACGCGGTGACGCCATCGCCGGCCTGTTGATTCTGTTCATCAACCTGATCGGCGGCATGGCGGTCGGTATCTTCCAGCACGGCATGACCTTCGGCGATGCGGGCAAGGTGTATGCCTTGCTGACCATCGGTGACGGTTTAGTGGCGCAATTGCCATCACTGTTGTTATCCACAGCGGCGGCGATCATGGTGACCCGTGCTTCGGGCTCCGAAGACATGGGCAAGCAGATCAGCCGGCAGATGTTCGCCTCGCCCAAAGCGCTGGCCGTGGCGGCGGGCATCATGGCGATCATGGGCATCGTGCCGGGCATGCCGCACGTCTCGTTCCTGAGCATGGCGGCCATGGCAGCCGGCGGTGCTTACCTGTTCTGGCGCAAGCAAAACCAGGTCAAGGTCCTGGCCCAGCAGGAGATCGCCCGCCAACAAGACCTGCTGCCGTCCCCGGCCCGCGCCCAGGAAACCAAGGAGCTTGGCTGGGATGACGTAACCCCGATCGACATGATCGGCCTGGAAGTCGGCTACCGCTTGATTCCGTTGGTGGACCGCAACCAGGGCGGCCAATTGCTGGCGCGGATCAAGGGCGTGCGCAAGAAGCTGTCCCAGGACCTGGGCTTCCTGATGCCCACCGTGCATATCCGCGACAACCTCGACCTGGCGCCCAGCGCCTACCGGTTGACCCTGATGGGCGTGATCCTGGCCGAAGCCGAGATTTACCCCGACCGCGAACTGGCGATCAACCCCGGCCAGGTGTTCGGTACGCTTAACGGCATCACCGCCAAAGATCCGGCTTTTGGCCTCGAAGCGGTGTGGATTGAAGTCAGCCAGCGCAGCCAGGCGCAATCCCTCGGTTACACCGTGGTGGACGCCAGCACCGTAGTCGCCACGCACCTCAACCAGATCCTGTACAAACACTCCCACGAGCTGATCGGCCACGAGGAAGTCCAGCAATTGATGGAGTTGCTGGCCAAAGCCTCGCCAAAATTGGCCGAAGAGCTGGTGCCGGGCGTGCTGTCGCTGTCGCAGTTGCTCAAAGTGCTGCAAGCCTTGCTTGCCGAACAGGTGCCGGTACGCGACATTCGCAGCATCGCCGAGGCCATCGCCAACAATGCCGCCAAGAGTCAAGATACTGCCGCTTTGGTGGCGGCGGTGCGCGTCGGATTGTCCCGTGCAATCGTGCAAAGCATTGTAGGCATTGAGTCTGAGCTGCCTGTTATTACCTTGGAGCCAAGGTTGGAACAAATATTGCTCAATAGTATTCAGAAGGCAGGACAAGGCCAGGAAGAGGGCGTTCTGCTGGAGCCAAGCATGGCGGAAAAACTGCAGCGCTCGTTGATCGAAGCCGCGCAGCGCCAGGAAATGGCGGGTCACCCGGTGATTCTGCTGGTGGCAGGCCCGGTCCGCGCGATGTTGTCGCGGTTTGGACGCCTGGCAGTACCGAATTTGCACGTTTTGGCTTATCAGGAAATTCCTGACAACAAGCAAGTGACTATCGTCGCGACAGTAGGGCCCAACGG
- a CDS encoding DUF6124 family protein: MSKTTQNAPTVLFTFIDGISTEDLMVNLTETLASTHALTCDFAFDLEGSQREGALGIAQLIEVAKLLADRLLDEREPSSAATQGNP, from the coding sequence ATGTCCAAAACCACACAAAACGCCCCCACCGTGCTCTTCACCTTCATCGACGGCATCAGCACCGAAGACCTGATGGTCAACCTCACCGAAACCCTGGCTTCCACCCACGCACTGACCTGCGATTTCGCCTTTGATCTAGAAGGTTCGCAGCGAGAAGGCGCGCTGGGCATAGCGCAGTTGATTGAGGTAGCGAAGTTGCTGGCTGATCGACTGCTGGATGAGCGAGAACCGTCATCCGCAGCAACGCAGGGCAACCCCTAG
- a CDS encoding cold-shock protein — translation MATGKVKWFNAEKGFGFITQDDGSPDVFVHFSAIARDGYKTLEENQKVEYEVTQGAKGLQAANLRPVD, via the coding sequence ATGGCAACAGGCAAAGTGAAATGGTTTAACGCTGAAAAGGGTTTTGGGTTTATTACGCAAGACGATGGGAGCCCGGATGTTTTCGTCCACTTCTCAGCAATAGCACGGGATGGGTACAAGACTCTGGAAGAGAACCAAAAAGTAGAATACGAGGTTACTCAAGGGGCAAAAGGCCTGCAGGCCGCTAACTTACGGCCTGTTGATTGA
- a CDS encoding cold-shock protein: MEAVTGTIKSYNQKTGEGWIAVDGGEEPVRVDRRSLGARRLKNGQRVQLARIHRPTGVFALYIKII, translated from the coding sequence ATGGAAGCGGTGACGGGCACGATCAAATCGTACAACCAAAAAACCGGTGAAGGTTGGATCGCAGTGGATGGCGGCGAAGAGCCCGTACGTGTGGATCGCAGGAGTCTGGGTGCGCGCCGGTTGAAAAATGGGCAGCGGGTGCAACTGGCGAGGATTCATCGGCCCACGGGCGTCTTTGCGCTCTACATAAAGATTATCTAG
- a CDS encoding cold-shock protein, with product MDRGTVRWFDAVKGIGFIARDRDGNAVPVQPAGDQCSAVDVLPVPPKARTSRQRKK from the coding sequence ATGGACAGGGGCACGGTCAGGTGGTTCGACGCGGTCAAGGGCATTGGTTTTATTGCCAGGGACCGCGATGGCAATGCGGTGCCCGTGCAGCCGGCGGGCGATCAATGCAGCGCAGTCGATGTGTTGCCGGTGCCGCCCAAGGCGCGAACATCTCGCCAGCGAAAAAAATAA
- the flhB gene encoding flagellar biosynthesis protein FlhB has product MAESESGQDKTEDPTEKRKKDSREKGEIARSKELNTLAVMLAGSGGLLIYGGGLALDMMELMKLNFSLPREVLLSPGAMGQYLLHSGKIAILAVQPVLITLLLAALIGPVSLGGWLFAAGSMAPKFSRMNPGPGLKRMFSTKALVELLKALAKFILILFVALTVLSSDIDDLLRIAHEPLESAIIHSVQVVGWSALWMACGLIIIAAVDAPIQLWESHKKLLMTKQEVRDEHKDQEGRPEVKQRIRQLQREMSQRKMMAAVPDADVVITNPTHYAVALKYDPEKGGAPMLLAKGSDFTALKIREIAVANDILLLESPELARSIFYSTDLDQEIPAGLYLAVAQVLAYVYQIRQYRAGKGKRPDPLKDLPIPPDLRRDS; this is encoded by the coding sequence ATGGCCGAGAGCGAGAGTGGTCAGGACAAAACAGAAGACCCCACGGAGAAACGTAAAAAGGACTCCAGGGAAAAGGGCGAGATTGCGCGCTCCAAAGAGCTCAATACCCTCGCCGTGATGCTCGCCGGCTCCGGTGGCCTGTTGATTTACGGCGGTGGTTTGGCGCTGGACATGATGGAGTTGATGAAACTCAACTTCTCCTTGCCCCGCGAAGTGCTGCTCAGCCCCGGCGCCATGGGCCAGTACCTGCTGCACTCGGGCAAGATCGCAATTCTGGCGGTGCAGCCGGTGCTGATCACGCTGCTGTTGGCGGCCTTGATCGGGCCGGTGTCCCTCGGCGGCTGGCTGTTCGCCGCCGGCAGCATGGCGCCCAAGTTCAGCCGCATGAACCCTGGGCCTGGGCTCAAGCGCATGTTTTCCACCAAGGCGTTGGTGGAGCTGCTCAAGGCGCTGGCGAAATTCATCCTGATTCTGTTTGTGGCGCTGACGGTGTTGTCGTCCGACATCGACGACTTGCTGCGCATCGCCCATGAGCCGCTGGAGTCGGCGATCATCCATAGCGTGCAAGTGGTGGGCTGGAGTGCGCTGTGGATGGCCTGCGGGCTGATCATCATCGCCGCCGTGGACGCGCCGATCCAGCTGTGGGAGAGCCACAAGAAGCTGCTGATGACCAAGCAGGAAGTGCGCGACGAGCACAAAGACCAAGAGGGCCGCCCCGAGGTCAAACAGCGTATTCGTCAGCTGCAGCGCGAAATGTCCCAGCGCAAGATGATGGCGGCGGTGCCGGATGCCGACGTGGTCATCACCAACCCGACCCACTACGCCGTGGCGCTCAAGTACGACCCGGAGAAGGGCGGCGCGCCGATGCTGCTGGCCAAGGGCAGCGACTTTACCGCGCTGAAAATCCGCGAAATCGCCGTGGCCAACGACATCCTGTTGCTGGAGTCGCCGGAGCTGGCGCGCTCGATTTTCTACTCCACGGATCTGGATCAGGAGATTCCTGCAGGGCTGTATTTGGCGGTGGCGCAGGTGTTGGCCTACGTCTATCAGATCCGCCAGTACCGGGCGGGCAAGGGCAAGCGGCCTGATCCGCTTAAAGACCTGCCGATTCCACCGGACTTGCGCCGCGATTCCTGA
- the fliR gene encoding flagellar biosynthetic protein FliR produces MQSVLALTDTQISTWVASFILPMFRVTAVLMTMPVFGTTLVPRRIRLYFAFAITVVIVPGLPPMPPVNALDLSALLLIAEQILIGALLGFSLTLFFQAFVIAGQIISIQMGMGFASMVDPTNGVSVAVIGQFLTMLVTLLFLAMNGHLVVFEVMTESFTTLPVGSGLVVNHFWELVGRLSWVLGASLLLVLPAITALLVVNIAFGVMTRAAPQLNIFSIGFPLTLVLGMGIFWIGMADILNQYQPLATDALQFLRDLARAG; encoded by the coding sequence ATGCAATCTGTGCTGGCCTTGACCGACACCCAGATCAGCACCTGGGTGGCGTCGTTCATCCTGCCGATGTTCCGCGTCACGGCGGTGCTGATGACCATGCCGGTGTTCGGCACCACCTTGGTCCCACGGCGCATTCGCCTGTATTTCGCCTTCGCCATTACCGTGGTCATCGTGCCCGGTTTGCCGCCGATGCCGCCGGTGAATGCCCTGGACTTGAGTGCGCTGCTGCTGATTGCCGAGCAAATCCTCATTGGTGCGCTGCTGGGCTTCTCGCTGACGTTGTTCTTCCAGGCGTTTGTGATCGCCGGGCAAATCATCTCGATTCAGATGGGCATGGGCTTCGCGTCCATGGTCGACCCCACCAACGGCGTGTCGGTGGCGGTGATCGGCCAGTTCCTGACCATGTTGGTGACCTTGCTGTTCCTGGCCATGAACGGCCACTTGGTGGTGTTCGAGGTCATGACCGAAAGTTTCACCACCTTGCCGGTGGGCTCGGGGCTGGTGGTCAATCACTTCTGGGAGCTGGTGGGGCGCCTGAGCTGGGTGCTGGGCGCTTCGCTGTTGCTGGTGTTGCCGGCAATCACCGCGCTGCTGGTGGTCAACATCGCCTTTGGCGTGATGACCCGCGCGGCGCCGCAGCTGAACATTTTCTCGATTGGTTTCCCGTTGACCCTGGTGTTGGGCATGGGGATTTTCTGGATCGGCATGGCCGACATTCTCAATCAGTATCAACCGCTGGCGACTGACGCCTTGCAGTTCTTACGTGATCTGGCACGGGCGGGTTGA
- the fliQ gene encoding flagellar biosynthesis protein FliQ, with product MTPEVAVDLFREALWLTTMMVAVLVVPSLLVGLLVAMFQAATQINEQTLSFLPRLLVMLITLIVAGPWLVQTFMEYILQLYGSIPQLIG from the coding sequence ATGACCCCAGAAGTAGCGGTCGACCTGTTTCGTGAAGCGCTGTGGCTGACCACCATGATGGTCGCCGTGCTGGTGGTGCCGAGCCTGTTGGTCGGCCTGCTGGTGGCGATGTTCCAGGCCGCGACCCAGATCAACGAACAAACCTTGAGCTTCCTCCCGCGTTTGCTGGTGATGCTGATCACCTTGATCGTCGCCGGCCCGTGGCTGGTGCAAACCTTTATGGAATACATCCTGCAGCTGTACGGCAGTATTCCGCAGTTGATCGGCTGA